A genome region from Eurosta solidaginis isolate ZX-2024a chromosome 2, ASM4086904v1, whole genome shotgun sequence includes the following:
- the Ncoa6 gene encoding serine-rich adhesin for platelets isoform X2, whose amino-acid sequence MQLKQIDSCVRITVQIPKDAAQRLRQMAVEGNPALRAIGIISVQLDGDSVISIKLPGQEINLKTSENDSDVLAAKTSEDLGHFAQLLETRGDSMDQSTTGSLLHSQILYRTPSKTIGMPNSNLVSPSHMQQHQLIQDKRNMLLGGPSTSSAAQVLFQKQQQQQDQALRHQIPQGQSVQPLFKPPNTVCPMDGKVPVPPISNLNSGPNTRDFPFVSMRQARVLQGRENALNNNFLNNNKEIPSSGSQILSASQNGQQDISRASGFILSPNVSLKVVKNSPNVELLSSTSVLAANKFLPPPPPPYPGMGSTSSNVINKHASQINKPVQNYIQKEVSGLPVGALQSTTSTPPSNNNIAISSPLLVNLLQNDGNLLASQVKLSPQTLNQQHTSHQSQNQHQQLMSSPIRVQALSDDNFIDKKQSEQQQQQTQPATQLLHSVSEHTMVGSSSSIGLSVSPSAANASIRNLQQQQPLTIPRNNLYGHQHVQSNFQPNVTSQQSHFLRQQRQQEMQTSIVSGGSSPSQHFIQQQQKQLQQQLSQQSQIMQTQQLPQGAVGGIMLSNIHQQQQAQVRQLQQGSGMQGQGEPQQNQQQQQAHKFLSSGGMSPTASHSPTSSHHSLHSPLMGSHQQQLMSPSTTPVQSPHSHSGHAQKHLGQQQQVKLRQQHRQLQQQQTSNTAPPTTSPSSHGTTILHNLQVPLAAQLSATGSNNGGNRSVTNVLVPLSSYDPALNTAPAMRWPSLNKPMDSVTKSSFQEFARYQMQYNLQQQRMDNNHQTQPQKQDLHQQQLNEHIVSPQANTIQAMEVSSLDGVTTDPLITLSDFESLTTNDLDALLPTLNCDLDSTLTFDDKNELESLLQDAKDLDLDLIEENLSAVGVDIDETAAAASSLLNAESTQVPPNIALGLNPIQFGEQNSQMPQNIPQKSAFMVNSIVLPNEKNHLPQHGRVQHEYKENDILFTENNSFSSHSVQALQHQSNHNLQQHTYLLEKEDSSIVNENQINLKETTSVYSSNNQKQFLINPLTGDMEPIESDDSETETDVQVSHKSSSISPKSRSMSSLIESFNDKLPQSFFLEEDSNASSNPMSRPSSNERNNAITPGPGSDTERSRDSLISNKSNRSAKHCKLDCFQVSNKSFTLIKSSGEMATTKSHGSNLVTAESTSITTTFMTKTNVSQKKSKCNSIREKPQNNVRDKMQDVNSNPGSTKSKRTKGNGKAKVVAAPLCTNSVSTMESIPAIGTLKSHPTEVGNSNEKIKLRLKLEKKEPVYPAYKVDVSFVPAPKLTTSESTSSNLSIIPQQKANINHNTPLPSNSLNQQQKQIEQAKLVQQQPITFSSFAPAEILNIATSSSNDEPRVPPLHISLRGGKNSIVIKSSRKDRKKAQSILSSVVGSSCEGEGDSKQKSKMQTLQVPDVNTETITQEKILPFSCSVSTISTPTVFTTIAENCNNSVPVLGSICVPTLPNILVSPSITTTPVSTSSAFVGSKNGLTISAIKSIDSQNDINSYDNKSIIGSTNVGTLSSQVIAQSQYQTNEQSVSLSQQKAQSSKVLTSLSNCATLNSIPHNSIVTCSSDSSLNITNRVINSLNVKAGSMLTSVGTGGGKPLTKNLKPPSYLTAVQQLQLQKQKQKQHFENSTQHTVVSVTTMLPSATTLKRVTVPNTATGHVDLTANAEKMTSQAGVNVPINAKTLAVSMPIPVYIKHAHEIMASEPASTVSIPVTNGCPSINTNVVSSSQGITVGTCSTAVSNVILRNSPASNGSGTPGHNNGNGTGEDSGIDSMDALSEKSPNQQSSSSPTQQQIISRSGSSSIEKSTSALVVKKDLTCEVIVKNLNIVNANTKVPSQSSDIKDVTVTKKGKSTLIDYADDEIGKALAKMEGFIENCMDATSEALTTVKKDSHEDSLVMEKTGNRAILPYTEKAIDSPQSQSFVKPITESDAVKKIQGKIDLPKNDKTVEAISTGTEDKNKNNLEEGNRFDGDNNVERILSLDETQAIEDKCFVPKNKNIKIELEEANKKQHEYPQSQDSDSVFPLISIDIPVHSESEINRIRTRASNRLGSPLDINKLSPMMLMASAELNANSDMQVTNNKPSIATRTSVHDRVNIHQHILNTGENDTGTYTGHWSPHIAGNKRKRHECDTAANSSSNDCVEEKRLRSSETVLNDTEKESESQNTAMCSDVKKCDESSDSDEPLIEVAEKVRNSKVVNATVNNSEPAAHATLSNTPTAKSEFCQVSSLEKNTRNSRTIVHQNKSSKIGNATANVSTATSSANPMNTAVPSSTIAMLKIVTTESSCGMSNSSVVVDQNTNDHNISSITTSTHAHSTRGNPNVVSGLTGCLGINNSTISDEKIGTRRSVRSNAGMHKNVYGRSITPATITLLSAGNNNVDATKSALVTKSVGLHGSEHIAVVEARRKTRSAVIGEAQLTEGRRRRSSRDCK is encoded by the exons ATTGACTCGTGTGTGCGGATAACAGTCCAAATTCCCAAGGATGCGGCCCAACGGTTACGCCAGATGGCAGTGGAGGGCAATCCAGCCCTACGCGCCATCGGCATTATATCTGTGCAGTTGGATGGCGATTCTGTGATATCCATAAAATTACCTGGACAAGAAATCAATCTTAAAACTTCAG AAAATGATTCCGATGTTTTGGCAGCAAAAACAAGTGAAGATTTGGGACATTTTGCGCAGTTATTGGAAACTAGAGGAGATTCGATGGATCAATCTACAACTGGTTCATTATTACATTCACAAATACTTTATCGTACCCCCAGCAAAACCATAGGTATGCCCAATAGCAATCTAGTATCACCATCACATATGCAGCAACATCAACTTATACAAGATAAGCGTAACATGTTATTGGGCGGTCCCAGTACAAGCAGCGCAGCTCAAGTCCTTTttcaaaaacaacagcaacagcaagaCCAAGCTCTACGCCATCAAATTCCACAAGGCCAATCTGTTCAACCACTTTTTAAGCCGCCGAATACTGTATGCCCTATGGATGGAAAAGTTCCAGTTCCACCAATTTCCAACTTAAATAGCGGACCGAATACTCGGGACTTCCCATTTGTTAGTATGAGACAAGCTCGCGTTCTACAGGGTCGCGAAAACGCattgaataataattttttaaacaacaataaaGAGATCCCTTCAAGCGGTTCACAAATATTATCAGCGTCGCAAAATGGGCAACAGGATATTTCAAGGGCCTCCGGTTTCATTTTGTCTCCTAATGTTTCGCTTAAAGTTGTAAAAAACTCGCCTAATGTCGAGCTTTTGTCGAGTACTTCAGTTTTAGCTGCTAATAAATTCTTGCCACCTCCACCTCCTCCATATCCAGGCATGGGAAGCACCTCGTCAAACGTTATAAATAAACATGCCTCCCAGATAAATAAGCCTGTGCAAAATTACATACAAAAGGAAGTTAGCGGACTACCGGTTGGTGCACTTCAGTCTACTACATCCACACCCCCAAGCAATAATAATATTGCTATTTCCTCCCCATTACTTGTAAATTTGTTGCAAAATGATGGAAATTTACTTGCGAGTCAAGTGAAATTGTCCCCACAAACATTAAATCAGCAGCACACGTCGCACCAATCTCAAAACCAGCATCAACAGTTAATGAGCTCACCCATACGCGTGCAAGCTCTATCTGATGAtaattttattgataaaaaacaatctgaacaacaacaacagcaaacgcAACCGGCGACACAACTGTTACATTCAGTATCTGAACACACTATGGTTGGATCATCGTCGTCGATAGGTTTATCTGTATCTCCCAGTGCTGCTAATGCAAGCATAAGAAACTTGCAGCAACAACAACCTTTGACAATTCCTAGAAATAATCTATATGGCCATCAACATGTTCAGTCGAACTTTCAACCTAATGTGACGTCTCAGCAAAGCCATTTTCTCCGGCAACAACGCCAACAAGAGATGCAGACATCTATTGTTTCGGGCGGAAGTTCTCCCTCGCAGCATTttattcaacaacaacaaaagcagctgCAACAACAACTCTCCCAACAATCCCAGATAATGCAAACACAACAGCTTCCACAAGGTGCCGTTGGAGGAATTATGTTATCTAACATACATCAACAGCAACAAGCTCAAGTCAGACAACTTCAGCAGGGTAGTGGAATGCAAGGACAGGGGGAGCCGCAGCAgaatcaacagcaacaacaagcacATAAATTTCTTTCTTCAGGTGGCATGTCACCTACTGCTTCACATTCGCCTACGTCTAGCCATCATTCTCTACATAGTCCATTAATGGGATCTCACCAGCAACAATTAATGTCTCCTTCTACCACTCCAGTTCAATCCCCACACTCTCATTCGGGTCATGCACAAAAACATCTTGGCCAGCAACAACAGGTGAAGTTACGTCAACAGCATCGTCAattacaacaacagcaaacatCCAATACTGCACCGCCAACAACATCACCATCATCTCATGGTACTACCATTCTTCATAACTTACAAGTACCTTTGGCAGCCCAGTTATCTGCAACAGGATCAAATAATGGTGGTAATAGGTCAGTCACCAATGTTTTAGTACCACTGTCTAGTTATGATCCCGCCTTAAACACAGCACCGGCAATGCGATGGCCTTCATTAAACAAACCAATGGATTCAGTTACAAAAAGCAGTTTCCAAGAGTTTGCTCGCTATCAAATGCAGTACAATTTGCAGCAGCAGCGGATGGATAATAATCATCAGACACAGCCGCAAAAACAAGATCTTCATCAACAGCAATTAAATGAGCATATAGTAAGTCCCCAAGCAAATACAATCCAGGCGATGGAAGTGTCCTCGTTAGATGGTGTTACTACAGATCCTTTAATAACACTATCTGATTTTGAATCTTTAACAACAAATGATCTTGATGCTTTGTTGCCAACATTGAACTGTGATTTAGACTCTACTCTAACTTTTGATGATAAAAATGAGTTGGAATCGCTTTTGCAGGATGCGAAAGATTTGGACTTAGACCTAATTGAGGAAAATCTATCTGCTGTAGGTGTTGATATTGACGAAACAGCAGCTGCAGCATCGTCCCTATTAAATGCAGAATCCACACAAGTGCCCCCAAACATTGCTTTAGGTCTGAATCCAATACAATTCGGTGAACAAAActctcaaatgccacaaaatatTCCACAAAAATCTGCCTTCATGGTAAACAGTATCGTACTACCAAATGAAAAGAATCACTTGCCCCAACACGGTAGAGTTCAACATGAATATAAGgaaaatgatattttatttacaGAAAATAACTCATTCTCATCTCATTCAGTACAAGCCCTTCAGCATCAGTCGAATCATAACTTGCAACAACATACGTATCTGCTTGAAAAGGAAGATTCTTCTATAGTGaatgaaaatcaaataaatttaaaagaaacgACATCGGTGTATTCTTCAAATAACCAGAAACAATTTCTTATAAATCCCTTAACCGGTGATATGGAACCAATAGAGAGTGATGATAGTGAAACAGAAACAGATGTACAAGTATCTCATAAATCGAGCTCAATATCACCAAAATCCCGTTCAATGTCGTCCCTCATTGAGAGTTTTAATGACAAGCTCCCCCAATCATTTTTCTTAGAAGAAGACTCAAATGCTAGTAGTAATCCAATGTCAAGACCTTCATCAAACGAACGAAATAACGCCATCACACCAGGACCCGGAAGCGACACCGAACGTTCACGCGATTccttaatttcaaataaatcAAATCGTAGTGCTAAGCATTGTAAACTAGATTGTTTTCAAGTATCTAATAAATCTTTTACTTTGATTAAAAGCAGTGGCGAAATGGCTACTACTAAATCACATGGTTCGAATCTTGTTACAGCAGAATCGACTTCAATAACAACTACATTTATGACCAAAACAAATGTTTCACAAAAAAAATCTAAGTGCAATTCAATTCGCGAAAAACCACAAAACAACGTTAGAGATAAAATGCAAGATGTGAACTCTAATCCCGGTTCTACTAAGTCTAAAAGAACAAAAGGTAACGGAAAAGCGAAAGTAGTTGCTGCCCCCTTATGTACAAATTCAGTTTCTACAATGGAGTCCATACCAGCAATTGGCACTTTGAAATCTCATCCGACGGAGGTGGGTAATTCGAATGAAAAAATAAAGTTACGCTTAAAGTTAGAAAAGAAAGAGCCAGTTTATCCGGCTTATAAAGTAGATGTTTCATTTGTTCCTGCACCAAAACTCACTACATCCGAATCGACATCGAGTAATTTAAGTATAATACCACAGCAAAAGGCAAACATAAATCATAATACACCTCTTCCATCAAACTCcttaaatcaacaacaaaaacaaatcgaACAAGCCAAACTTgtacaacaacaaccaattaCTTTCAGTAGCTTTGCACCGGCGGAAATATTAAATATTGCGACTTCTTCGTCAAATGATGAACCACGCGTACCACCCTTACACATTAGTCTGCGTGGAGGAAAAAACTCAATTGTCATTAAAAGTAGCCGCAAAGATCGGAAAAAGGCGCAAAGTATATTAAGCTCAGTGGTTGGATCTAGTTGTGAAGGTGAAGGTGATTCGAAACAGAAGTCAAAAATGCAGACATTGCAAGTGCCAGATGTTAATACAGAAACTATTacgcaagaaaaaatattacCATTTTCCTGCAGCGTTTCTACAATCTCCACACCAACAGTTTTTACCACCATTGCTGAAAACTGCAATAATTCGGTTCCAGTTTTGGGGTCAATTTGTGTGCCAACACTACCGAATATATTAGTATCACCATCGATAACTACCACGCCTGTATCCACTTCGTCTGCATTCGTGGGTAGCAAAAATGGACTAACAATAAGTGCAATTAAATCTATTGATTCCCAAAACGATATTAATTCATATGACAATAAAAGTATAATTGGCTCAACAAATGTGGGAACGTTGTCATCGCAAGTGATAGCGCAGTCCCAATACCAAACAAATGAGCAATCCGTATCACTATCTCAACAGAAAGCGCAATCGTCTAAAGTTTTGACAAGTTTATCTAACTGCGCAACTCTTAATTCAATACCGCACAATAGTATAGTTACATGTTCCAGTGATAGCTCATTAAATATAACAAATCGCGTTATCAATAGTTTAAATGTGAAAGCAGGTTCGATGTTGACATCTGTTGGCACCGGAGGAGGTAAACCATTGACAAAAAACCTAAAACCCCCATCCTATTTAACAGCTGTACAACAGCTTCAACTtcaaaagcaaaagcaaaaacaacactTTGAAAATTCAACTCAGCATACGGTAGTTTCAGTAACCACTATGCTGCCAAGTGCGACAACACTGAAACGTGTTACCGTGCCAAACACAGCAACAGGCCATGTTGATCTTACTGCCAATGCGGAAAAAATGACTTCACAGGCTGGCGTTAATGTACCTATAAATGCAAAAACTTTGGCTGTTAGCATGCCAATCCCTGTATACATAAAACATGCTCATGAAATTATGGCAAGTGAACCTGCATCCACTGTTTCCATACCTGTAACAAATGGCTGTCCAAGTATAAATACGAATGTTGTTTCTAGTAGCCAAGGAATAACTGTTGGTACCTGTTCAACTGCTGTATCAAATGTAATTTTGCGCAACTCCCCAGCAAGCAACGGAAGCGGAACCCCTGGGCATAATAATGGAAATGGTACTGGTGAAGATAGCGGTATTGATTCAATGGATGCATTATCTGAAAAAAGTCCCAATCAGCAATCATCCAGCAGTCCAACTCAACAGCAGATTATTAGTCGAAGTGGAAGTAGTAGTATTGAAAAATCAACTTCAGCATTAGTTGTAAAGAAAGATTTAACATGTGAAGTAATTGTAAAGAATCTAAATATTGTTAATGCGAATACTAAGGTACCATCACAATCTTCTGATATAAAGGATGTCACGGTAACAAAGAAAGGAAAAAGTACATTAATCGATTATGCAGATGATGAAATTGGAAAGGCTTTAGCCAAAATGGAAGGCTTTATTGAAAACTGTATGGATGCAACATCAGAAGCATTAACAACTGTTAAAAAAGACTCACATGAAGATTCCTTAGTAATGGAGAAAACAGGAAATAGGGCGATACTTCCTTACACGGAAAAAGCCATTGATAGTCCACAATCACAGAGTTTTGTTAAACCAATAACAGAAAGCGACGCTGTTAAAAAAATACAAGGAAAAATTGATCTACCGAAGAATGACAAGACAGTTGAAGCTATAAGTACTGGGACTGaggacaaaaataaaaacaatttagaAGAAGGAAACAGATTTGACGGCGATAATAATGTTGAGAGAATATTAAGTCTAGATGAGACTCAAGCTATTGAAGACAAGTGCTTTGTACCGaagaataaaaacattaaaatagaGTTGGAGGAAGCCAACAAAAAGCAGCACGAATACCCTCAATCGCAGGATTCAGATTCTGTTTTCCCGCTTATATCTATTGATATTCCAGTTCACAGCGAATCGGAAATTAATCGTATTAGAACACGTGCTAGTAATCGATTGGGTAGTCCCCTggatataaataaattaagtccAATGATGTTGATGGCCTCAGCCGAACTAAATGCGAACTCCGATATGCAAGTGACTAATAATAAACCTAGCATTGCAACACGAACGTCTGTCCATGATCGCGTTAATATTCATCAACACATATTAAACACCGGAGAAAATGACACTGGCACATATACGGGGCATTGGTCTCCACATATAGCAGGCAATAAGCGTAAACGTCATGAATGTGATACAGCAGCAAATAGCAGTAGCAATGATTGCGTAGAGGAAAAAAGATTACGTAGTAGTGAAACCGTACTAAATGACACCGAAAAGGAAAGCGAATCGCAAAATACTGCAATGTGTAGCGATGTAAAAAAATGTGATGAATCTTCTGATTCTGATGAGCCCTTAATTGAGGTGGCCGAAAAAGTTCGTAATTCCAAAGTTGTTAATGCAACTGTTAACAATAGCGAACCTGCTGCTCATGCAACATTGTCCAATACACCAACGGCAAAGAGCGAGTTCTGTCAGGTATCCAGTCTGGAAAAGAATACTCGAAACAGTCGGACAATAGTACACCAAAATA